A region of the Terriglobia bacterium genome:
GCGGGCAATGCCGCCAAGCGTATCGCCCTGCCGTATGCGATAGCGGTAATAGCGGCCACGGCGGTAAGCAGGCTCGCGTCCCGGAGGCAGAGGCAGGATGAGGTAGGCGCCAACTTCCGGACCATCTCCGCCATCAAGATGGTTGGCTCGCGCGAGTTCGGCCCTGGTGATGCGATATTTGCTCGCTATTGCCTCCAGCGTGTCCGCCTGCTCCACCTTCACAGCTCTCCACGCCACCCGCTTTTCGGGCGGCACGTCGGCTATTCGTTTGTCATACAACTCTTTGGTTCCGTGCGGTAGATTAATCACAAACGGGCTCTCGTCGAGGGGGGTTGCCCAGGTCAGAAGGCTCGGGTTAAGGCGTTCCAACTCTTTGGAAGGCTGATCGATCAGTTCAGCCACAAGCCGAAGGTCAGTGGGAACACTCACGGTCACCTGGTCAGGATCCATGGGCGGATCGGGCTGGACCTCAAACCCGTAAGCACGAGGGTCCTTGGCGATGAGGGCGGTTGCGATAAAGATCGGCACGTAATTCTGAGTCTCCAGGGGCAGGGCGTGCAGTTCCCGCAGTTTCCAGAAGTTGGCATACCCGGTTCGCTCGATGGCCTTCTGGATGGCGCCGGGCCCCGCGTCATAAGCCGCCATGGCCAGATACCAGTCACCGAACTCCTGATAAAGGTCCCGCAGGTGACGGGCCGCTGCGTCGGTCGATTTCAGGGGATCTTCGCGCTGGTCCTGGTACTGATTCATTTTGAGCCCATAATCCCGCGCCCGTGCCGCCATGAATTGCCACATCCCCGTGGCGCCCGCGCTGGAGACGGCGAGCGGGCTGAAACCGCTTTCCCCGGCGGCCATGTAGATCAGGTCCTGAGGCAGCCCGTATTTTCGAAGGGTCCTGCTGATCATCGGCTGATACATCCCCACTCTGGATAGGATTTTTTCGATGTAGCCCTGCCCTCCGTTCTGGAAGTAGGTGAGGAAACCGGCCACGTAATCGTTTGTGACCAGCGGAAGGTCTGATCGCACTGAAATCAGTTCACGTTCAGCACGCTGCCGGACGTTCGGATCGACCGGGAAAGTAAGCCCGGCAAAGGACTCGATCGGCGGAGGTTCATAATCATGCTGGCCCAGGGCCTCGCCGTTTGCCGAAGCTGAGGCCTCAAGCCCATAGGTCGTTTCTACCAGCTTGTCGAACTCAGACTTAAGCTGGCTGCTGTTCTGGAGGTCCATTCCGGACTCGAGCAACCGGCTCAATGCCTTGTCAAAGTCCTGCCTGGCCTCTTCGAGGTTCCCAGCGTGATATTCCTTCATGCCCTCGCTGTAGATTTCTTCCACTTCGGAAATCAGGACAGTTTGCGGATCGGGAGGCTTGGTCTTGACAATTGTCGCGACAGGAGCTTGAGGGCGGACGGGAAGAATTGCCGGGGGTGGGGCGACCGACGTTGGCGGCGAAACCGCACCCTGCTTCCTGCCGGAACTGCACGAGCCCAGAGCAATTACGACAGACAGGATGAGCAACAGGAGTTTACCGTTCTTCAAACGTTACCTGCCTTTGGCCCCTCTCATTCTGGCTTCCCTCCTGCAGTGAAACATCACAGGCAGATTTTACGTAGGCTCTCCTGCAAGGTCAACCTGAAACCGCATACGGCGGACCGCATCAGCCAGATGCGCGGCCACCGATGGTCCCGAAAATTCAGGGTTGACCCGTCCCCGTGGGGTTCGTCCAGGGGCTGGCAGGCCACAGCGGGGTTCAGCTATAATCAGAATTTCTCCGGGCGAAACGACGCCCGCTGCCTGACTTCGGCCCCCATAAGCATAGGCAACCATGCGAAACCCTCTGCGACCCCTTTTGCCGTATCTGGCCAAGTACAAGAAGGGTTATATTATCGGCTTTACTGCCCTCATCCTTACCCAGGTTGTCGGCGTCATGGTTCCCCTGGTCATCAAAGACGTCTTTGACGCTCTGACCACCGGAGTTACCTCGCGAAAGCTTGCTTTCTTCGCCATTTTGCTCCTGATCATCGCCCTGGCGAAGGCGATTTTCCAGTTCTGGATGCGCTGGATTCTGATCGGCATTTCACGCGATGTTGAATATGACCTCCGCAATGACTTGTTCCAGCATCTGATGCATCAGGACACCCGCTATTACAACGAACACCGCACCGGCGACCTGATGGCCAAGCTGACCAATGATTTGAACGCCGTCCGAAACATCGTTGGCCCTGGCATCATGTACCTGGCCAACACGGTGGTGACGGGGATTGCCACGATCGCTCTGATGGCGCATCTGGACCTGCACCTGACGCTCCTGGCGCTTGCGCCCCTACCGCTGGCCTCGATTGCAGTCAAATTCTTCGGGCAGAGAATCCATGAGCGGTTCGAAAAAATTCAGGACCTGTATTCGGAGCTCACGGAAAGGGTGCGGGAAAATCTCTCCGGGGTCCGGCTGGTCCGCGCTTTCGGTCAGGAACAGCCCGAAATGCGGCAGT
Encoded here:
- a CDS encoding LysM peptidoglycan-binding domain-containing protein, translating into MKNGKLLLLILSVVIALGSCSSGRKQGAVSPPTSVAPPPAILPVRPQAPVATIVKTKPPDPQTVLISEVEEIYSEGMKEYHAGNLEEARQDFDKALSRLLESGMDLQNSSQLKSEFDKLVETTYGLEASASANGEALGQHDYEPPPIESFAGLTFPVDPNVRQRAERELISVRSDLPLVTNDYVAGFLTYFQNGGQGYIEKILSRVGMYQPMISRTLRKYGLPQDLIYMAAGESGFSPLAVSSAGATGMWQFMAARARDYGLKMNQYQDQREDPLKSTDAAARHLRDLYQEFGDWYLAMAAYDAGPGAIQKAIERTGYANFWKLRELHALPLETQNYVPIFIATALIAKDPRAYGFEVQPDPPMDPDQVTVSVPTDLRLVAELIDQPSKELERLNPSLLTWATPLDESPFVINLPHGTKELYDKRIADVPPEKRVAWRAVKVEQADTLEAIASKYRITRAELARANHLDGGDGPEVGAYLILPLPPGREPAYRRGRYYRYRIRQGDTLGGIARRFHVTVASLRTWNHLRGSRIIAGRTLHVFAHGGPAPETSGEYRAEVREGVETYRIRRGDTLGDIARRFHVSIENLRRWNNLRGSTLVEGQTLKVGRGGRSKNAASNRPVGDNQDSRASVLHYRIRKGDTLGVIADHFNVTVAQIREWNHLDSSLIAPGQILALYGASE